CTGCTCTTGGTAATTTAGTACCAAGAGATATAGGCGCAAGGGAAGTTTTGCGCATTTGCGAAATGGGCCTTGGAATTGATGGAAAAGAGCAAGTTTATTTGGATGTTAGGCATATGTCAGAGATGGCCCTGCAAAAGCTTACATCCGTATTAGATATCTATCAAAAATTTACAGGAGAAGATCCAAGAAAAGTGCCTATGCGCATATTTCCAGCTGTTCACTACTCTATGGGCGGTGCATGGGTAGATTATCCTGCTGTAGATGATAAAGATCGCAATGTTCGGTTTCGTCATATGACAAATATTGCAGGTTGCTTTAATTGTGGAGAGTCGGATTATCAGTATCATGGAGCGAATCGTTTAGGAGCAAATTCTCTTCTTTCTTGTATTTTTAGCGGCTTAGTTGTGGGGGATGAATTGCCTCGTTATTTAGATACTCTTCAAACACACTATAGTGATTGTCCTTCAAATATATTTAAAGAAGCAATTGAAGTAGAAGATCTTTTTAAAAAGGACTTGCTTTCTAGAGATGGCTCTGAAAATGTGCACAGACTTCATGATGAATTAGCATCGTGGATGGTAAAACATGTGACTGTAAAGAGAAATAATAGAGATTTAAGCCTCACTTTAAATAAGATAAAAGAGCTCAAAGAACGCTTTAAAAATATCTCATTGGATGATAGATCACCCTTCGCAAATCAGACATACATTTTTGCAAACCAGTTTTCATCGATGCTTGAACTTGCTTTGGTCTTTACAAAAAGCGCTCTTCTAAGAAATGAATTTAGAGGATCTCATTATAAACCAGAGTTTCCAGATCGAGATGATGAGCATTTTTTAAAAACAACTCTTGCAATGTATGACTCTAAACAGGACGAGCCTGTAATCTCCTATGAAGATGTAGATACAAGGCATTTACAGCCCAGTAAACGCGATTATTCTAATCACGCTACATCGCATGCAATTTTAGAAAATGTTCCTCAAAACATCCCATTGCCTATTTAGGAGGTAAGATGAATCAATTTATATTGAAGGTATATAGAGGATCTCCTGGGTATCAGTATTGGGAAGAATTTCTTGTCCCTTATGATTCATCTTCGAATATCATATCGATTCTTATGGAAATACAGAAAAATCCTCTAAATAAACAGGGGAAAAAGGTTGATCCCGTTGTTTGGGAGATGGGATGCTTGGAAGAGGTTTGTGGGTCTTGTTCGATGCTTATCAATGGACGTCCAAGGCAAGCTTGTTCTGCAATCATTGAAAATATTATCAAAGAAACAAATCATACAACGATTACACTTGCTCCCTTTAGCAAATACCCTTTAGTACGGGATTTAATCGTTGATAGAAGTGCGCTTTTTGAAAGTCTTAAAAAAGCGCATGCTTGGATAGAGGTTGATAGTGCAAATAGAGACCATTTTGTGATTGAACCAGAAAAACAAGAGGTTATGTATGCATTATCTACATGTATGAGTTGCGGATGCTGTACGGAAAGTTGTCCGCAAGTTAATGAGCATTCCAAGTTTATGGGCCCTGCAGTCATTTCTCAGGTGCGCCTCTTTAATATGCATCCGATGGGCAAACCACAACGCTCTTTGCGTTTGCAGCCTATGATGGAAGAGGGCGGCGTCATTGGATGTGGAAATGCACAAAACTGTGTAAAAGTATGCCCTAAAAATATTCCTCTCACAGAATCCATCGCTACACTATTCAGAGATACAGAAGTAGAAGCATTCAAAAGGCTTTTCAGCTTGTCAGATGATGACTAAAATAACGCTTTATGCCCACATTCCAGGGTAAAATACGTATATGTTCAATCATTTTTTCAAGAGGATCATCAGAAAAGCAAACAGCTTCACAAGGCCCAAAGTCCCGTGTTAAGTGAACAAAAGAAGAAATAAGCTCTTTTGTAACATTTGTTGTGCTTTTGATTTCAATAAATAAGATAGGCTTTCCGGGGCGCTCTACTACTAAATCAATTTCGTTATCATCTTTTGTTTTCAGATAGCTAAATCGATATTCGGAGTGGTAAGCATCACGTAACTTTATTATTTCTAAAATAATAAAATGTTCAAATGCCTCTCCATAAGCCGCTGTTTGTGGGGTAAGAGGAACAGAAAGTAGTCTTGCAAGCGCTCTTGTTACGCCTGTATCAAAAAAATAAAATTTTGGTTTTGTGACAAGGCGCTTTCGAAAAGAGTGTTCAAATCCCTCTAAAAATAACCCAAGAAGTGTGTCTTCTAGAATTGTGTAATAACTTTTTATGGTTTTATCATCTGCACCGACATCTCTTGCAATGTTTGCATAGTTAATTATTTTGCCGTTCATTTGAGCTGCTATTTCTAAGAATCTGCGAAAGGGTTCTAAATCTTTAATAAAATGCTCTTCCCAGATTTCCTCTTTAAGGTATGTGTGAGCGTATGCTTGAAGGTAGTGCCTTTTCATTTCATCATTTGGATATTCGAAAATTTTAGGAAGCATGCCCCAGTGAAGGGCATTTTCAAGTTGGAATTTTTCTTCTACTTCAAGGAAACAAAAAGGGTGAAGATTATAAACAAATGCTCTGCCTGCAAGTAGATTTGCCCCTCCGCTTTTTAGTTTCCTTGCGCTAGAGCCTGTCATAATAAAGTGTTTGTTTGTAGATTCAATTAAATCATGAACAACGTCTAGTAGTTTTGGAGCCTTTTGTATTTCATCGATGACGACGTGAGTAATATGGTTAGGTAGAGCTTTTACAATTTGTGCTAATTCATCAGGATTTTTAAGAAATCGCTCTCTTAATTCTGTTTTTAGAAGGTTGAAAATAATAGAAAAATTTTCTTGAAATATGTGCTTAATAAGAGTGCTTTTTCCAACGCCTCTTGGACCAAATAAGAAGCTACTGTGATTTTTTATTATTTCTAAAATACGGGTAATCATAGATCGTCTTTTTCGGAGTATATTCCATAAATGTACGCCATTTTCGGAATATAAACAAGTTTTTAGTTGTTTTTTCTTTTATACTCCGAAAATGGCGTGCAATTTCGGAGTCGATTCCGAAATTGTCGCTAATAACATGGGTTAATAACACGAGTTAATAAAGAAATTCAAAAAGAAAGAGAGGAATTTCCCCTTTCAGAGAGTGAAGAATATCATCTTTTACCAGGTAAGAAGGTTTTTTTAAATTTTTTAAGTGATTTAAAAAATTCTGGTATTTTTGTTGCACATACTTTAGCCTGTCTTGTTTGTTATGCTATGTTAATTTTAGGGTTTTGAAGGTGCGAAAATCGGGTAGTGGTATTTGGGTTACTCTTTTAATCTGCATACTTGTTCTTAAATTTATTTGGGGCCTATGGATGGCTTCTTATGGAAATCTTCACTTAGCTCCAGATGAAGCACAGTATTGGGTATGGAGTCAATATCTGGACTTTGGCTATTACAGCAAACCTCCAGGTATTGCCTGGCAGATCAAGATGGGTACGCTTCTTTTTGGAAACACAGAGCTTGGGGTGCGCTTTGTTGCAATTTGCCTGTCTTCTCTGCTTTCATTCGCTGTTTACTTTTTGGCTAAATGTTGTGGTTTGAGCACTAAAACAGCGTGTTTTTCTGCTATTACAATAGCTCTTTGTCCAATTGGGCTTATAGCCTCTTTTGCAGCCACTACAGATGGTGGTTTTGTGCTCTTTTGGACGCTTTCCTTAGCGCTTCTTGCAAAGTCCTTAAGGGACAAAATAGAGCCATCCTATCTATTGTTAGGTTTGTTTATCTTGTGTGGAGCTCTATTTAAGTGGACAATTTTTTTAATGTGGGCACTGCCCTTAGTGGGGCTCATTTTCTATCCAGCTTGGCGCTCAAAGAAGATTATTCTTGGAATTTTGATTTCGCTAATAGCATTTCTTCCAAGCATTGTCTGGAATAGTGCCCATGAGTGGGTCACGTTTAAGCATGTTTGGACGCAATCAACAGGTGGAAATGGGGCGGCTCCAGGTAATGCCTTAGAGTTTTTCTTGGCTCAGTTTGGGATTATGTCGCCTCTATTTTTTCTCTTTTTTGTAGGCGCATTTTTTGCTCTAATAAGAAAGAAAAGCGCGATGCCAGAGCCTCTTTGCTTTTGTACGTTTATTGCTTGGGCAATATTGATTGCTTATACATTGCTTGCATTGAAACAGAAAATGCAAATTAATTGGGTTGTCTACATTTATCCGCAAGCTGCAGTTGCGCTTTCTTGGGTTATTTGTGAGCTTAAATCCCCAAATAAATGGTTTTGTGCAAGTACATTGCTTTCATGCTTTCTTTCAGTAATAGCATTGAGTGTGCCGTGGCTCCAATCAAACGCCCTTTTTTCTCAAATGAAAATTCCCTATTCGTTAAATCTTTTTAAACACTCGCTTGGATGGGAAAACTTGAGCCCTGCCTTGGTACGAGCAGGTTATGATCCAAATGAGCATTTTTTAGTAGCTGATCGCTACCAAATGTCTAGTATCTTAAGCTTTTATGGTGAGGATCAAAAAAGAGCTTATTTTTTCAATATTTTGGGAATGAGAAAGAATCAATTTTCATTTTGGACAAGTTTTAAGCAAGAACAAGGAAAAGATGGCTTTTTTGTCATCGTAGAAAATCGCCCTTTAGAGGATGCTAGCAGGATAAGAGCGGAATATGAAGTACGACTTGCTCCCTACTTTAAAGAAGTACATTTTGAGAAAATGCAACCACTTTTTGTATCTTATGGATTGCCTGTAAAGTGGGCGCTTATTTTCAAAGTAAATCATTATGATGGCAATGTGCCAAAGGATCCACTGCGCTATTAATTAATATACCCAATTTTTCATTAGCGATGCATAATAGAAGAAGTTGATGCGATAATTGGTGTAAATTTGATAGAATCTGCTGCTTGTTGAATAAAATTTGTAGGAATTGTCATGAAAGACCATGCAGTGGATCACCAAAATGTTGACCTATTAAAAGACATTGTAGCTCTTTGTAAGAGAAGAGGGTTTGTCTATCCAGGCTCTGATATCTATGGAGGGTTTGCTAATACTTATAGCTATGGCCCTATGGGAGCAGAGCTTAAAAAAAATATTAGAGATCTTTGGTGGAAGACGTTTGTTCATGGAAGAGAGGATATGGTAGGATTAGATGGGCCTATCTTGCTGCACCCAAGGGCTTGGGAGGCATCTGGTCATGTGGCGGGTTTCAACGATGCTATGATTGACTGCAAGGCGTGTAAAGCGCGCTTTAGAGCAGACCATTTGATTGAAAATGCTCTTAAAATCAGTGTTGAGGGGCTGGCAGTAGATGCTCTTAACAAAATTATGGAAGACAATCCTATTAAATGTCCAAAATGTGCAAAAATGGACTGGACGGATGCTCGTTATTTTAATCTTATGTTTTCTACAAGACTGAGTAAAACAGGGCAAAACGATAATGATATAGCTTATTTGCGTCCAGAGACAGCTCAGGCAATATTTTTAGATTTTAAAAATATTACAGACACGATGAGAGTGCAAGTTCCCTTTGGAGTTGCTCAAATTGGCAAAGCCTTTCGTAATGAAATTACTCCAGGGAATTTCATTTTTAGAGTTATTGAATTCGAACAAATGGAAATAGAATATTTTATTAAGGAAAATTCTTGGCAAGAAACCTTTGAAATGTGGCTTGCACAAATGCAAAAGTGGTGCATGACAATTGGCCTTAATGAATCTATGCTTTCTCTTGCTGAGCATCCAAAAGAAAAGCTTTCTCACTATTCTAAGAGAACAGTAGATGTTATGTTTGCATTTCCCTTTGGAGTATCTGAGCTCTATGGTCTTGCATACCGCACAGATTTTGATTTAAAAAGGCATAGTGAATATGCAGGCGTCAATCTGGAATACACAGATTCAAAAACTCAAGAAAAATGGATCCCACATGTAATTGAGCCAACATTTGGATTGGATCGTACTATTTTAGCCATTCTTTGTAGTGCCTATGAAAAAGAGACTTTAGAAAATGGGGAAGTGCGCACTGTGCTTCATTTGGCACCCATCATTGCTCCTGTAAAAGTTGCTGTGTTCCCTCTCATGAAAAAAGAGGGCTTGACAGAGAAGGCAAGAGGCGTATTTGATCTGCTCAAACAATTGTGGAATGTGCAATATGATGATTCTGGAGCAATTGGTAAGCGCTATAGAAGGCAAGATGAAATTGGTACTCCCATCTGTTTAACAATAGATTTTCAATCTTTGGAAGATGACACGGTAACACTTCGTCACAGAGATAGTATGCAGCAAGAAAGGGTGTCGATAGAAAGCCTTATTCAAAGGATTTTATTGATTTTAAAATAACTCTTTTATTTTTATTTTAATTAATTGTGGGTGTGTGTATACACAGCTGAATTGTACTGAATTTTATATAACTAGAGGTTATCGAGGTATGGAGTGTCCATTTTGTGGTCATTCAGACTTTAAAGTTACGGACTCACGCAACGCTGTAGAGGCTAATGCTATTCGAAGACGCAGAGAGTGTCTCAAATGCATGAGACGCTTTACAACTTTTGAGACAGTTGAATTGATTATTCAGGTGCATAAAAGAGATGGGCGTTATGAGGACTTTCAGCAGCAAAAATTAATTAACGGGATTGAGGCTGCTTGCAGGCATACGAAAATTAGCCGCGATCAGGTTAATGTGCTTGTTGCAAATATTGTAGCGGAATTAATGGAAAGGCAAGTAAGAGACATTACGACTAAAGAGCTTGGTGAAGTTGTCATGAAGTATTTGCAGCCCTTGGATTCTATTGCTTATATCCGTTTTGCTTGCGTCTATAAGAGATTTCAAGATATTAATGAGCTTGTAGAGGCAATACAATCTATTATCCCCAAAGATGAGCAGGATTTGGCAAATATGTTGCCGCTACAAGGTGATTCTATGTTAGAAAAGGAAACTATATTATGTCTCTGAAAAAGAGTGAAGTTGCAAAATTTAAGAAGAAGCTGGAAGAGCTTAGAGCTCAATTGGCTCATGTGCTCAAGGGCACAACTGATGAAGTTAAGACGCCTGATGAGGCAACTGGCTATTCTCAGCATCAAGCAGACCAGGGAACAGATGACTTTGATCGGACAATTAGCCTAGAAGTCACAAGTAAGGAATATGGCCTTTTACGACAAATTGACAGAGCTCTTGAAAAAATCGAAGAGGGCACTTATGGCGTTTGTGATATCACGGAGGAAGAGATCCCTCTTAAGCGCTTGGAAGCAATTCCTTATGCTTGTATGACTGTTCAGGCACAAGAAAAATTGGAAAAAGGACTTATTCATTAGCTATGACTAAAAGCAAAGCTTTGAAGAGAGTTTTATTTATCTGTTTTATTATTATTCTTTTAGACGAAGCTTCCAAATGGTGGGTACAGGAGTATCTGCCACAAATTAAATGGAATATATATCTTTATCCCTATGGGGGCATTGGCATCTTTAAGAATATTTTAGGTGTTAATTTTTCAATTGTGCATGAAACCAATACAGGGGCTGCTTGGGGGGTCTTTTCAGATTTTCAGACTCCTCTTCTTTTTATTCGTATAGGATTAATCATAGCCCTATTCATCTATATCGTTTTTATCAATCGAAGTGAGCAAATGCTTATACCATTTGCTTTGATTATTGCAGGAGCGATTGGTAATGTGATGGATCATTTCATTTATGGCCATGTAATAGATATGTTTTATTTTAAATTTGGAAGTTATAGCTACCCCATTTTTAATGTAGCAGATATATCTATTTTTTTTGGTGTGCTCTGGCTTTGTCTATTAAGCCTATTAAGAGGCAGATGAATTTACAAGAAAGCACAC
The DNA window shown above is from Chlamydiales bacterium and carries:
- the sdhA gene encoding succinate dehydrogenase flavoprotein subunit; this translates as MVQRKEVIVVGGGLAGLSAAMRLAENGCFVKIVSLTKVKRSHSVCAQGGINAAFDTKEEHDSPLIHAYDTIKGGDFLANQPPVLEMCLAAPSIVMMMNRLGCPFNRNREGNLDFRRFGGTFYNRTAFCGSSTGQQLLYSLDEQVRRLEVKGLIQKFENHEFMRLVRCERGVARGIVMMDLFNLKLEVLKADAVVIATGGLGVIFKKSTNSTFCTGAASGRLYKQGMKYANGEFIQIHPTAIPGNDKMRLISESVRGEGGRIWVYGDASKKIVAPSGKEIVCGESGKPWYFLEEIYPALGNLVPRDIGAREVLRICEMGLGIDGKEQVYLDVRHMSEMALQKLTSVLDIYQKFTGEDPRKVPMRIFPAVHYSMGGAWVDYPAVDDKDRNVRFRHMTNIAGCFNCGESDYQYHGANRLGANSLLSCIFSGLVVGDELPRYLDTLQTHYSDCPSNIFKEAIEVEDLFKKDLLSRDGSENVHRLHDELASWMVKHVTVKRNNRDLSLTLNKIKELKERFKNISLDDRSPFANQTYIFANQFSSMLELALVFTKSALLRNEFRGSHYKPEFPDRDDEHFLKTTLAMYDSKQDEPVISYEDVDTRHLQPSKRDYSNHATSHAILENVPQNIPLPI
- the sdhB gene encoding succinate dehydrogenase iron-sulfur subunit, whose product is MNQFILKVYRGSPGYQYWEEFLVPYDSSSNIISILMEIQKNPLNKQGKKVDPVVWEMGCLEEVCGSCSMLINGRPRQACSAIIENIIKETNHTTITLAPFSKYPLVRDLIVDRSALFESLKKAHAWIEVDSANRDHFVIEPEKQEVMYALSTCMSCGCCTESCPQVNEHSKFMGPAVISQVRLFNMHPMGKPQRSLRLQPMMEEGGVIGCGNAQNCVKVCPKNIPLTESIATLFRDTEVEAFKRLFSLSDDD
- a CDS encoding AAA family ATPase, which encodes MITRILEIIKNHSSFLFGPRGVGKSTLIKHIFQENFSIIFNLLKTELRERFLKNPDELAQIVKALPNHITHVVIDEIQKAPKLLDVVHDLIESTNKHFIMTGSSARKLKSGGANLLAGRAFVYNLHPFCFLEVEEKFQLENALHWGMLPKIFEYPNDEMKRHYLQAYAHTYLKEEIWEEHFIKDLEPFRRFLEIAAQMNGKIINYANIARDVGADDKTIKSYYTILEDTLLGLFLEGFEHSFRKRLVTKPKFYFFDTGVTRALARLLSVPLTPQTAAYGEAFEHFIILEIIKLRDAYHSEYRFSYLKTKDDNEIDLVVERPGKPILFIEIKSTTNVTKELISSFVHLTRDFGPCEAVCFSDDPLEKMIEHIRILPWNVGIKRYFSHHLTS
- a CDS encoding glycosyltransferase family 39 protein, with translation MRKSGSGIWVTLLICILVLKFIWGLWMASYGNLHLAPDEAQYWVWSQYLDFGYYSKPPGIAWQIKMGTLLFGNTELGVRFVAICLSSLLSFAVYFLAKCCGLSTKTACFSAITIALCPIGLIASFAATTDGGFVLFWTLSLALLAKSLRDKIEPSYLLLGLFILCGALFKWTIFLMWALPLVGLIFYPAWRSKKIILGILISLIAFLPSIVWNSAHEWVTFKHVWTQSTGGNGAAPGNALEFFLAQFGIMSPLFFLFFVGAFFALIRKKSAMPEPLCFCTFIAWAILIAYTLLALKQKMQINWVVYIYPQAAVALSWVICELKSPNKWFCASTLLSCFLSVIALSVPWLQSNALFSQMKIPYSLNLFKHSLGWENLSPALVRAGYDPNEHFLVADRYQMSSILSFYGEDQKRAYFFNILGMRKNQFSFWTSFKQEQGKDGFFVIVENRPLEDASRIRAEYEVRLAPYFKEVHFEKMQPLFVSYGLPVKWALIFKVNHYDGNVPKDPLRY
- a CDS encoding glycine--tRNA ligase encodes the protein MKDHAVDHQNVDLLKDIVALCKRRGFVYPGSDIYGGFANTYSYGPMGAELKKNIRDLWWKTFVHGREDMVGLDGPILLHPRAWEASGHVAGFNDAMIDCKACKARFRADHLIENALKISVEGLAVDALNKIMEDNPIKCPKCAKMDWTDARYFNLMFSTRLSKTGQNDNDIAYLRPETAQAIFLDFKNITDTMRVQVPFGVAQIGKAFRNEITPGNFIFRVIEFEQMEIEYFIKENSWQETFEMWLAQMQKWCMTIGLNESMLSLAEHPKEKLSHYSKRTVDVMFAFPFGVSELYGLAYRTDFDLKRHSEYAGVNLEYTDSKTQEKWIPHVIEPTFGLDRTILAILCSAYEKETLENGEVRTVLHLAPIIAPVKVAVFPLMKKEGLTEKARGVFDLLKQLWNVQYDDSGAIGKRYRRQDEIGTPICLTIDFQSLEDDTVTLRHRDSMQQERVSIESLIQRILLILK
- the nrdR gene encoding transcriptional regulator NrdR, giving the protein MECPFCGHSDFKVTDSRNAVEANAIRRRRECLKCMRRFTTFETVELIIQVHKRDGRYEDFQQQKLINGIEAACRHTKISRDQVNVLVANIVAELMERQVRDITTKELGEVVMKYLQPLDSIAYIRFACVYKRFQDINELVEAIQSIIPKDEQDLANMLPLQGDSMLEKETILCL
- a CDS encoding TraR/DksA family transcriptional regulator, which translates into the protein MSLKKSEVAKFKKKLEELRAQLAHVLKGTTDEVKTPDEATGYSQHQADQGTDDFDRTISLEVTSKEYGLLRQIDRALEKIEEGTYGVCDITEEEIPLKRLEAIPYACMTVQAQEKLEKGLIH
- the lspA gene encoding signal peptidase II, whose product is MTKSKALKRVLFICFIIILLDEASKWWVQEYLPQIKWNIYLYPYGGIGIFKNILGVNFSIVHETNTGAAWGVFSDFQTPLLFIRIGLIIALFIYIVFINRSEQMLIPFALIIAGAIGNVMDHFIYGHVIDMFYFKFGSYSYPIFNVADISIFFGVLWLCLLSLLRGR